From Candidatus Melainabacteria bacterium, one genomic window encodes:
- a CDS encoding carboxypeptidase regulatory-like domain-containing protein, with protein sequence MSKKILLLIICQIIFMFYIPLKSFSFTRIVGLVFDGEPVEPDKLQEVLNTIKKNKLKNSKNKNPRKIKPDKLFTVSAKHNDSKNIKLEIDTSQLLVRSDKDIQKPISNKAFLDSVAEAANLWESVDIADIKFTPLEFASGPVNAEDGRNIITFRSAKDIEGIPDKTVSVSIINYARTDLVTYMNNLIMVKPGTILDADIVFDPTNDPCLAFHTTGGDFLTGGNDQATILEGGIDPSVTANDLENCEFISRADLTDFAVRNIGNLLGLEFSATASAADTGLPISMERYALTNDDKIGLSNIYPNNETLTNHGSVSGKVLLNKKPVKGAHVVLEDTNTGEPVCSTITDIDGKFTIDSVPSGTYNTYAEPLDGPVRKNGLMRNFFGFVPDLNFTTGTTSTPIEITNKETTKITLNVKELSASAFNINYLTNVLKEEEINNVVGAALLPIKIMPGETLTSVQFWGDNISNNFGTLSISGPGITISNVMDASVPISPYVECEECEDSPDKPCKRDPRCSSTEEITKEPDQLPGIIVDITCASGTSPGPRNIVFTGDKLDPIHPSFGLRDQITGGLFVVEQ encoded by the coding sequence ATGTCAAAGAAAATACTATTGCTAATTATTTGCCAAATAATATTTATGTTCTACATACCACTTAAATCTTTCTCCTTTACTAGAATTGTTGGTTTAGTATTTGATGGAGAACCAGTAGAACCTGATAAATTACAAGAAGTACTAAACACAATTAAAAAAAATAAACTTAAAAACAGCAAAAATAAAAATCCAAGAAAAATAAAACCAGATAAATTATTTACAGTTAGTGCAAAGCATAATGATTCAAAAAACATTAAACTTGAGATTGACACATCACAATTACTTGTAAGATCAGATAAAGATATTCAAAAACCAATTTCAAACAAAGCATTTTTAGATTCTGTAGCTGAAGCTGCTAACTTATGGGAAAGTGTTGACATTGCAGATATCAAATTTACACCTTTAGAGTTTGCTTCAGGTCCTGTTAATGCTGAAGATGGAAGAAATATAATCACCTTCCGCTCAGCAAAAGATATTGAAGGCATCCCAGATAAAACTGTCTCAGTTAGCATCATTAACTATGCAAGAACTGATTTAGTAACCTACATGAATAATTTAATTATGGTTAAACCAGGTACTATTTTAGATGCTGACATTGTCTTTGATCCTACAAATGATCCATGCTTAGCATTTCATACAACTGGTGGTGATTTTTTAACTGGAGGCAATGATCAAGCAACAATTCTTGAAGGAGGAATTGATCCTTCTGTTACAGCAAATGATCTTGAAAACTGTGAGTTTATCTCGAGAGCTGACTTAACTGATTTTGCAGTTAGGAATATTGGAAACTTATTAGGTTTAGAATTCTCAGCAACAGCAAGTGCTGCTGACACAGGGCTTCCCATATCCATGGAAAGATATGCTTTAACTAATGATGATAAAATTGGGCTTTCAAATATTTACCCAAACAATGAAACCCTAACAAATCATGGAAGTGTTTCAGGAAAAGTTTTACTAAATAAAAAACCAGTAAAAGGAGCTCATGTAGTCCTAGAAGACACCAATACTGGAGAACCTGTTTGTAGCACAATAACTGATATAGATGGGAAATTTACAATAGATTCAGTTCCTTCTGGTACTTACAATACCTATGCTGAACCATTAGATGGTCCAGTAAGAAAAAATGGTTTAATGAGAAACTTCTTTGGTTTTGTTCCTGATTTAAATTTTACAACTGGTACTACTTCAACTCCCATAGAAATAACTAATAAAGAAACTACAAAAATCACTCTTAATGTTAAAGAACTTTCAGCTTCAGCATTTAATATTAATTACTTAACTAATGTACTTAAAGAAGAAGAAATAAACAATGTGGTTGGTGCAGCTTTACTACCAATTAAAATTATGCCTGGTGAAACATTAACAAGTGTTCAATTTTGGGGTGACAATATTAGTAACAATTTTGGAACATTGTCAATAAGCGGACCAGGAATTACTATAAGTAATGTAATGGATGCAAGTGTACCAATCTCTCCTTATGTCGAATGTGAGGAATGTGAAGATTCTCCTGATAAGCCTTGTAAGAGAGATCCAAGATGTTCGTCAACTGAAGAAATAACAAAAGAACCAGATCAATTGCCAGGAATCATAGTAGACATTACATGTGCTAGTGGTACATCACCAGGTCCTAGAAATATAGTTTTTACAGGAGACAAATTAGATCCTATTCATCCAAGTTTTGGTTTAAGAGATCAAATAACTGGTGGTTTGTTTGTAGTAGAACAGTGA
- a CDS encoding Rrf2 family transcriptional regulator, producing MKITSQEEYGLRCLLQVAQLTLRNELASLEDIAKAEHITPDYAAKLLTLLRQANFVESIRGSRGGYKLKRESEKILLDEVVKALSGELFETESCEQFPGNNLKCIHIGCCSIRSVWFSISGILFKILKKVSLKDLLQKEETLSDYLQKQLTTVT from the coding sequence ATGAAAATAACCTCACAAGAAGAATATGGTCTAAGGTGTTTGTTGCAAGTGGCCCAATTAACTTTAAGAAATGAGCTTGCTTCTTTAGAAGACATAGCTAAAGCTGAACACATTACTCCTGATTATGCTGCAAAATTATTAACTCTTTTAAGGCAAGCTAATTTTGTTGAAAGTATACGTGGTAGTAGAGGTGGTTATAAATTAAAGAGAGAATCAGAAAAAATACTTCTTGATGAAGTTGTTAAAGCATTAAGTGGTGAACTATTTGAGACTGAGTCATGTGAGCAGTTTCCTGGAAATAATTTAAAGTGTATTCATATTGGTTGTTGCTCAATTAGATCTGTTTGGTTTTCAATATCAGGTATTCTTTTTAAGATTTTAAAGAAAGTAAGTTTAAAAGATTTACTTCAAAAAGAAGAAACTTTATCAGATTACTTACAAAAACAACTAACTACAGTGACATAA
- the sufC gene encoding Fe-S cluster assembly ATPase SufC, with the protein MTELLKINNLKVEIDGKEILHGLDLTINSGEIHVLMGRNGSGKSTFSNTLMGHPAYKILNGQIIFYGSIINNFKPDERAKSGLFLAFQYPLSIPGVTIANFLRQANKALKGDSISPGDFRKLLYEKMDELEIEHSFASRYLNDGFSGGEKKRMEILQMAILEPKLAILDEPDSGLDIDSLKLVASSVNKYKEKNPQVSILLITHYQRLLDYIKPDKVHVLIDGNILESGGPKLALELEKKGYDWLVGKEEKVYGC; encoded by the coding sequence ATGACAGAGTTATTAAAAATAAATAATTTAAAAGTAGAAATTGATGGGAAAGAGATCTTACATGGATTAGATCTAACAATAAATAGTGGTGAAATCCATGTATTAATGGGAAGAAATGGCTCTGGTAAAAGTACTTTTTCAAACACATTAATGGGGCACCCTGCTTATAAGATTTTAAATGGACAAATAATTTTTTATGGATCTATAATAAATAATTTCAAACCAGATGAAAGAGCAAAATCAGGTTTGTTTTTAGCTTTTCAATATCCATTAAGTATTCCTGGGGTTACAATTGCTAACTTTTTAAGACAAGCAAATAAAGCTTTAAAAGGTGATTCTATTTCACCTGGAGATTTTAGAAAGTTACTTTATGAAAAAATGGATGAACTTGAAATTGAACATTCATTTGCTAGTCGTTATCTTAATGATGGTTTTTCAGGTGGTGAAAAAAAGAGAATGGAAATCTTACAAATGGCAATTCTTGAGCCTAAGCTTGCAATTTTAGATGAGCCTGACTCTGGTCTAGATATTGATTCATTGAAACTTGTTGCAAGCAGTGTAAATAAGTACAAGGAAAAAAATCCACAAGTTTCAATTCTCTTAATAACACACTATCAACGATTATTAGACTACATTAAACCTGACAAGGTTCATGTACTTATTGATGGAAATATTTTAGAGTCTGGCGGTCCTAAGCTAGCTCTAGAGTTAGAAAAGAAAGGCTATGATTGGCTTGTTGGAAAGGAAGAAAAGGTTTATGGCTGTTGA
- the sufB gene encoding Fe-S cluster assembly protein SufB — translation MAVEINQEYQYGFSDPENYFFKSKKGLTKEIVLSISEMKKEPEWMREFRLKALDVFYKKPMPKWGDTKLLSEIDFENIYYYVKPTDKQGKTWEEVPRDIKNTFDRLGIPEAERKFLAGVSAQYESEVVYHSIRKDLEKLGVIFLDMDSGLREYPSIVKKYFATVIPIEDNKFAALNSAVWSGGSFIYVPPNTNIEIPLQAYFRINTENMGQFERTLIIADEGSSVHYIEGCTAPTYSSDSLHSAVVELIALKGAKIRYTTIQNWSKNVYNLVTKRAVAHEGAVVEWLDGNIGSKLTMKYPSIYLVGEKAHGEVVSVALASGSNQHQDAGAKIIHAASNTTSVITSKSISCNGGRASYRGLLKVYKDVKNVKSKIKCDALMLDEKSRSDTYPTMEVNEKEVQIEHEATVSKIEDEKLFYLMSRGISEEQAKLMIVNGFMEPFVKELPMEYAVELNRLIELEMEGRIG, via the coding sequence ATGGCTGTTGAAATAAATCAAGAATATCAATATGGATTTAGTGATCCAGAAAACTACTTCTTTAAATCTAAGAAAGGACTTACAAAAGAAATTGTCTTAAGTATTTCAGAAATGAAAAAAGAACCTGAATGGATGAGGGAATTTAGGTTAAAAGCTCTAGATGTGTTTTATAAAAAACCAATGCCAAAGTGGGGAGATACAAAGCTTTTAAGTGAAATTGATTTTGAAAATATTTATTACTATGTAAAACCAACTGACAAGCAAGGTAAAACCTGGGAAGAAGTACCAAGGGATATTAAAAATACTTTTGACAGATTAGGTATTCCTGAGGCAGAAAGAAAATTCTTGGCTGGTGTTTCTGCTCAGTATGAGTCAGAAGTTGTTTATCATTCCATAAGAAAAGATCTTGAAAAACTAGGTGTAATCTTCCTTGATATGGATAGTGGTTTACGTGAGTATCCTAGTATTGTAAAAAAATATTTTGCTACAGTTATCCCGATTGAGGATAATAAATTTGCAGCGTTAAATAGTGCGGTTTGGTCTGGCGGATCTTTTATTTATGTTCCTCCAAATACAAATATTGAAATACCTTTACAAGCATACTTTAGAATAAACACTGAAAATATGGGGCAGTTTGAAAGGACATTGATTATTGCAGATGAAGGTAGTTCAGTTCATTATATTGAAGGCTGCACTGCACCAACTTATAGTTCTGATTCATTGCACTCAGCTGTTGTAGAACTTATAGCTCTTAAAGGTGCAAAAATCAGATACACTACAATTCAAAACTGGTCTAAAAATGTTTATAACTTAGTAACAAAAAGAGCTGTAGCTCATGAAGGTGCAGTAGTTGAATGGCTTGATGGAAATATAGGATCAAAGCTTACAATGAAATACCCCTCAATTTACTTGGTTGGTGAGAAAGCTCATGGTGAGGTTGTTTCAGTAGCACTAGCTAGTGGTTCAAATCAACATCAAGATGCAGGAGCAAAAATTATTCATGCTGCATCAAATACTACATCAGTTATAACTTCTAAGTCCATTTCATGTAATGGAGGAAGAGCAAGTTATAGAGGATTACTTAAAGTTTATAAGGATGTAAAAAATGTTAAGTCAAAAATTAAGTGTGATGCACTAATGCTTGATGAAAAATCTCGTTCAGATACTTATCCAACAATGGAAGTGAATGAAAAAGAAGTTCAAATAGAACATGAAGCCACTGTAAGTAAAATTGAAGATGAAAAACTTTTTTACTTAATGAGTCGAGGTATCTCTGAAGAACAAGCGAAGCTAATGATAGTTAATGGTTTTATGGAACCGTTTGTTAAAGAACTTCCTATGGAGTATGCAGTAGAACTAAATAGATTAATTGAACTTGAGATGGAAGGAAGAATAGGATAA
- the sufD gene encoding Fe-S cluster assembly protein SufD has product MKTVEKKNEPEWLIKERKYAKNVIIDEPLISKLTLEGRKKDEAVKILIVLEENSSVNLIDEITSNYSDDLQTNIVVEIFLAKGSRLNYLNLQTLDTQTVHHLIQKVQIEEKAEFTNLIVALGSGISRVTHNIDLTGKNSSAITYGIVLGSGLQIFDHHTQINHIAPYTKSHLDFRVALKDKAQSAYTGNLMISKEAIKSDALQENRNLLLSKDAKAESIPELEILTNDVVKCNHGVTIGQVDKEQIYYLMTRGLSEKDAEKIVVEGFLEPTIFKIPCENMREKIIEKIQNKLEVI; this is encoded by the coding sequence GTGAAAACTGTAGAGAAAAAAAATGAACCTGAATGGTTAATTAAAGAAAGAAAATATGCTAAAAATGTAATAATTGATGAACCTCTTATATCAAAACTTACCTTAGAAGGAAGAAAAAAAGATGAAGCAGTCAAAATTTTAATTGTTTTAGAAGAAAATTCAAGTGTAAATTTAATTGATGAAATTACATCAAACTATTCGGATGATTTGCAAACTAATATAGTAGTGGAAATATTTTTAGCTAAAGGTTCAAGATTAAATTATTTAAATCTTCAAACGCTTGATACACAGACTGTCCATCATTTAATTCAAAAAGTACAAATTGAAGAAAAAGCTGAGTTTACAAATTTAATTGTTGCATTAGGTTCTGGAATTTCAAGAGTAACTCATAATATTGATTTGACTGGCAAAAATTCAAGTGCAATTACTTATGGCATTGTTTTAGGCAGTGGATTACAAATATTTGATCATCACACTCAAATAAATCATATTGCTCCATATACCAAGTCTCATCTAGATTTTAGAGTTGCCTTGAAAGATAAAGCACAATCTGCATATACTGGAAATCTTATGATTTCTAAAGAAGCAATTAAGAGTGATGCACTTCAGGAAAACAGGAATTTACTTTTATCAAAAGATGCAAAAGCTGAATCTATTCCTGAGCTAGAGATACTAACAAATGATGTAGTAAAGTGTAATCATGGCGTGACTATTGGTCAAGTAGATAAAGAACAAATCTATTATTTAATGACTAGAGGTTTAAGTGAAAAAGATGCTGAAAAAATTGTAGTAGAAGGATTTCTTGAACCTACAATTTTTAAAATCCCATGTGAGAATATGAGAGAAAAAATAATAGAGAAAATTCAAAACAAGTTGGAGGTTATATAA
- a CDS encoding non-heme iron oxygenase ferredoxin subunit, translated as MLTVIKIKKSDVKEGQTKSFQLGNKKVVVCNVSGSYYAIEDICSHDNAELVETKGQLVDAYQIECPRHGARFDVRTGEAKKMPATSPIKTYNVKVLNNNELEIEIV; from the coding sequence ATGTTGACAGTTATAAAAATAAAAAAATCAGACGTTAAAGAAGGGCAAACTAAATCTTTTCAACTTGGTAATAAAAAAGTAGTTGTTTGTAATGTTAGTGGTAGTTATTATGCTATTGAGGATATTTGTTCTCATGATAATGCTGAACTTGTTGAGACTAAAGGACAACTCGTTGATGCTTACCAAATAGAATGCCCAAGACATGGTGCAAGATTTGATGTTAGAACTGGTGAAGCAAAGAAAATGCCTGCAACAAGTCCAATTAAAACCTATAACGTTAAAGTGTTAAATAATAATGAACTGGAGATTGAAATTGTTTGA
- a CDS encoding cysteine desulfurase has translation MNWRLKLFDVNKIRKDFPVLERKIWDGKPLIYFDNAATTQKPKPVIESLVQYYESYNANIHRGVHKLAEEATNAYENVREKVKSFLNVPEGYEVIFTRNTTESINLLAYCLDECFINQGEEVLLTEMEHHSNIVPWFLLKERKNIKINFIPITQDYKLDYKSFNKIVNKSTKIISVTHKSNVLGTVNNIAEITKIAKANNSIFIVDAAQSIPHLKINFRNLNCDFLVFSSHKICGPTGVGILIGKKEILEKIPPFLGGGEMIKKVTFDAFTPNDLPWKFEAGTPNIADVIAFGSAIDYVEKIGLENICNYETELTKYALGKLKQFEFLQIYGPQEVKDRAGIITFSNPLIHPHDIATIVDQYGVAIRAGHHCAQPLMQRLNVIATCRASFYFYNTKEEVDVFVDALEKAFNYFKVGACKKLELSEVRK, from the coding sequence ATGAACTGGAGATTGAAATTGTTTGATGTTAATAAAATACGAAAAGATTTTCCTGTCTTAGAAAGAAAAATTTGGGATGGCAAGCCTCTTATATATTTTGATAATGCAGCTACTACTCAAAAACCAAAACCTGTTATTGAATCTTTAGTTCAATATTATGAAAGCTATAATGCAAATATTCATAGAGGAGTTCACAAATTAGCAGAAGAAGCTACAAATGCTTATGAAAATGTTAGAGAAAAAGTAAAAAGTTTTTTAAATGTGCCTGAAGGATATGAAGTAATATTTACTAGAAATACAACAGAATCAATAAATCTTTTAGCTTATTGTTTAGATGAATGTTTTATTAACCAAGGTGAAGAAGTATTGCTTACTGAAATGGAACATCATTCTAATATTGTGCCTTGGTTTTTATTAAAAGAAAGAAAAAATATAAAAATTAATTTTATTCCCATTACGCAGGACTATAAATTAGATTATAAAAGTTTTAATAAGATAGTTAATAAATCTACAAAGATTATCTCTGTTACACATAAATCCAACGTTTTAGGAACAGTTAACAATATAGCTGAAATAACTAAAATTGCTAAAGCTAACAATTCAATTTTTATTGTAGATGCAGCACAAAGTATACCTCACCTGAAAATTAATTTCAGAAATTTAAATTGTGATTTTCTTGTTTTTTCTTCACATAAAATTTGTGGGCCAACAGGTGTAGGAATCTTAATTGGCAAGAAAGAAATCTTAGAAAAAATTCCTCCTTTTTTAGGAGGTGGGGAAATGATAAAAAAAGTAACATTTGATGCTTTTACACCAAATGACTTACCTTGGAAATTTGAAGCAGGTACACCAAATATTGCTGATGTAATTGCTTTTGGCAGTGCGATAGATTATGTAGAAAAAATTGGTTTAGAAAATATTTGTAACTATGAAACAGAATTAACTAAATATGCATTAGGTAAGCTAAAACAGTTTGAGTTCTTGCAAATTTATGGACCACAAGAAGTAAAAGATAGAGCAGGAATTATAACTTTTAGCAATCCATTAATTCATCCACATGATATTGCAACTATTGTAGATCAATACGGGGTAGCAATTAGAGCAGGACATCATTGTGCTCAACCGCTTATGCAAAGGCTTAATGTTATTGCTACTTGTAGAGCAAGTTTTTATTTTTATAATACTAAAGAAGAAGTTGATGTATTTGTAGATGCTTTAGAGAAAGCTTTTAATTATTTTAAGGTCGGAGCATGTAAAAAATTAGAGTTAAGTGAGGTGAGAAAATAA
- a CDS encoding SUF system NifU family Fe-S cluster assembly protein, with translation MQSQVSSPSSPSSPSSSLPHLDELYKEIILEHYRKPHGRIPVDRVDCCALGVNPLCGDEVKLCLKLNTNKIENIHVESHGCSISVASGSILADILKSKTLDEAKLLSSYFKSMMHDETSKPQNSVIDIGDLEALAGVKKFPVRIKCALLPWMTFEEALIGHDHIEIS, from the coding sequence ATGCAAAGTCAGGTTTCATCTCCGTCATCTCCGTCATCTCCGTCATCTTCGTTACCTCACTTAGATGAATTATATAAGGAAATAATTCTAGAACATTACAGAAAACCTCATGGGCGGATTCCTGTAGATAGAGTTGATTGCTGTGCTCTTGGTGTGAATCCTTTATGTGGTGATGAAGTTAAATTATGTTTAAAGTTAAATACTAATAAGATAGAGAACATCCATGTTGAAAGTCATGGTTGTTCAATTAGTGTTGCCTCAGGTTCAATATTAGCTGATATTTTAAAAAGTAAAACTCTAGATGAAGCAAAACTACTTTCAAGTTATTTTAAAAGTATGATGCATGATGAAACCTCAAAACCTCAAAACTCAGTTATAGACATTGGTGATTTAGAAGCATTAGCAGGTGTAAAAAAATTTCCAGTTCGTATAAAATGTGCACTGCTACCTTGGATGACTTTTGAAGAAGCACTCATTGGTCATGACCATATTGAGATTTCATAA
- a CDS encoding metal-sulfur cluster assembly factor has product MLTKEDIMQALKPIQDPELGVGIVDLGLIYNVELQNDGKKVFVEMTLTSPACPIGPQLMSLVHTKAAGLTGVEDAEVKLVWTPRWDPKAMASEEAKDQLGIF; this is encoded by the coding sequence ATGCTAACTAAAGAAGATATAATGCAAGCACTTAAACCAATTCAAGATCCTGAATTAGGTGTTGGTATTGTAGACTTAGGGTTAATTTATAACGTAGAGCTTCAAAATGATGGTAAAAAAGTGTTCGTAGAAATGACTTTAACAAGTCCTGCTTGTCCTATTGGACCACAACTTATGTCTCTTGTTCATACTAAAGCAGCTGGTTTAACAGGTGTTGAAGATGCTGAGGTTAAACTAGTCTGGACTCCAAGATGGGATCCAAAAGCAATGGCATCTGAGGAAGCAAAAGATCAATTAGGAATCTTTTGA
- a CDS encoding 2-oxoacid:acceptor oxidoreductase subunit alpha — MRLTIKIGGQAGQGIESGGAGLTKALMHAGLHVYGFGDYMSRIRGGHNFYILTMDDTHEVWSNSESIYILVALDQDTLKEHISEVITGGSILVDDDFHLKEQDIKTIEKNKLNLCKLPINKIAGDIGGNKIYANTALLGATAALLDLDFEFLNEVIKQNFEKKSSEIADKNVQVAFESYVMTKKKYLSGFKWKLSYRPHKKQRMLIHGNDCFSMGAFAAGCRFVSAYPMTPATTIIEWFAKHHKYGIVTKHVEDEISAVCMAIGANHAGVRALTATSGGGFCLMVEALGFAGMTETPVVVMNVQRGGPSTGLPTRNEQSDLLFLLNAGHGEFPRILLAPGTHEDCYLTGIKAMNMAEKYQTPVLVLSDLQQSSALKDIDSDFFNLNKVVIDRGKLLTKKELEDMTEPYLRFKFTEDGISPRAFPGHPKTVYSCTTDEHDEKGHITEDKENRNKMQSKRMKKEITALKDMKLPVIYGTEDADTTLVCWGGNYGVCKDTVDANNHGAMNLLYFQDMWPFPKEQVKTLLSKIKKPVLVESNYSSQLGKFLTMTTGFEIKNKILRSDGRSFYPEEIKRELERIG; from the coding sequence ATGAGACTTACAATAAAAATTGGTGGACAGGCAGGTCAAGGTATAGAGTCAGGTGGTGCTGGATTAACTAAGGCTTTAATGCATGCTGGGCTTCATGTCTATGGGTTTGGAGATTATATGTCCCGAATTAGAGGTGGTCATAATTTTTATATATTAACCATGGATGATACACATGAAGTATGGTCAAACTCAGAGTCCATATATATTTTAGTAGCTCTTGATCAGGATACTTTGAAAGAACATATAAGCGAAGTAATAACTGGTGGCAGTATTTTAGTTGATGATGATTTTCACTTAAAAGAACAAGACATAAAAACAATTGAAAAAAATAAGTTAAACTTATGCAAACTCCCAATAAATAAAATTGCAGGTGACATTGGTGGAAATAAAATATATGCAAATACTGCATTACTTGGTGCTACTGCAGCACTACTTGATTTGGATTTTGAGTTTTTAAATGAAGTTATTAAACAAAACTTTGAGAAAAAGAGCAGTGAAATTGCAGATAAAAATGTTCAAGTAGCATTTGAATCATATGTGATGACAAAGAAAAAATATTTAAGTGGATTTAAGTGGAAGTTAAGTTATAGGCCTCATAAAAAACAAAGAATGCTTATTCATGGAAATGACTGTTTTTCAATGGGTGCATTTGCTGCTGGTTGTAGATTTGTTTCTGCTTATCCAATGACTCCAGCTACAACAATTATTGAATGGTTTGCAAAACATCATAAATATGGTATTGTAACAAAACATGTTGAAGATGAGATTAGTGCAGTGTGCATGGCTATTGGTGCCAATCATGCTGGTGTAAGAGCATTAACTGCAACAAGTGGTGGTGGCTTTTGTCTAATGGTTGAAGCATTAGGGTTTGCTGGGATGACTGAAACGCCAGTAGTAGTTATGAATGTTCAAAGAGGAGGTCCATCAACAGGACTTCCTACAAGGAATGAACAATCAGATTTATTATTTCTTTTAAATGCAGGTCATGGTGAATTTCCAAGAATATTGCTAGCTCCAGGTACACATGAAGATTGCTATCTGACTGGAATAAAAGCAATGAACATGGCAGAAAAATATCAGACACCTGTACTTGTTCTTTCTGACCTGCAACAATCTAGTGCACTAAAAGATATTGATTCAGACTTTTTTAATTTAAATAAAGTAGTTATTGACAGGGGAAAACTTTTAACTAAAAAAGAATTAGAAGACATGACTGAGCCTTATTTAAGATTTAAATTTACTGAAGATGGAATTTCACCAAGAGCATTCCCTGGACATCCTAAAACTGTTTATTCTTGTACAACAGATGAACATGATGAAAAAGGGCATATTACTGAAGATAAAGAAAATAGAAATAAAATGCAGAGTAAAAGAATGAAAAAAGAAATTACAGCCTTAAAAGATATGAAACTGCCTGTTATTTATGGTACTGAAGATGCTGATACTACGCTTGTTTGCTGGGGTGGGAATTATGGGGTTTGCAAGGATACAGTTGATGCGAATAATCATGGGGCAATGAATCTTCTTTATTTTCAAGATATGTGGCCATTTCCAAAAGAGCAAGTTAAAACACTTCTCTCGAAAATTAAAAAACCTGTATTAGTTGAAAGTAATTATTCTTCGCAACTTGGGAAGTTTTTAACGATGACAACAGGATTTGAAATTAAAAATAAAATTTTAAGATCAGATGGACGTTCTTTTTATCCTGAAGAAATTAAAAGAGAGTTAGAAAGGATAGGATAA
- a CDS encoding 2-oxoacid:ferredoxin oxidoreductase subunit beta, with product MVKSSEVTLQNYKSEQKPTWCAGCGDFGILNAIQMALLALNIPPYKALIASGIGCGSKLPDYINANGYLTIHGRALPVLTGIHLANHELVTIAVTGDGDGYGIGGNHFMHAMRRNINITHIVENNQIYGLTKGQYSPTTDKGMITSTSPEGAIEYAVNPITWALAAGATFIARGFANDPKKLTNLIQAAIKHKGYALIDVLQPCVTYNKQNTKEWYEERIYYVDKIPDYNPKDIKKAFSIGLEWGEKIPCGVIYQTEKETYEDNLFQITEEPLVEQVVSPSLEDFEKIKSKYY from the coding sequence ATGGTTAAATCTAGTGAAGTTACCTTACAGAATTATAAGAGTGAGCAAAAACCTACATGGTGTGCAGGATGTGGAGACTTTGGAATTCTTAATGCAATTCAGATGGCTCTTCTTGCTTTAAATATTCCACCTTATAAAGCACTTATAGCTTCTGGTATTGGATGTGGAAGTAAATTGCCAGATTATATAAATGCTAATGGTTATTTAACAATCCATGGAAGAGCATTACCAGTGTTAACAGGTATACATTTAGCAAATCATGAACTTGTAACTATAGCTGTTACTGGTGACGGAGATGGATATGGAATTGGTGGTAATCACTTTATGCATGCAATGAGACGGAATATAAATATTACTCACATTGTTGAAAACAATCAAATTTATGGACTTACTAAAGGACAATATTCACCAACAACAGATAAAGGAATGATTACAAGTACATCGCCGGAAGGTGCTATAGAATATGCAGTAAATCCAATTACATGGGCACTTGCAGCAGGTGCAACGTTTATAGCTAGAGGATTTGCAAATGATCCTAAAAAACTTACAAACTTAATTCAAGCAGCAATTAAACATAAAGGATATGCATTAATTGATGTTCTTCAACCATGTGTTACTTATAATAAACAAAATACAAAAGAATGGTATGAGGAAAGAATTTATTATGTAGATAAAATTCCTGACTATAATCCAAAAGATATAAAGAAAGCATTTAGTATAGGACTTGAATGGGGTGAAAAAATTCCATGTGGGGTTATTTATCAAACAGAGAAAGAAACATATGAGGATAATCTTTTTCAAATTACAGAAGAACCATTAGTGGAGCAAGTTGTTTCTCCTTCCTTAGAAGATTTTGAAAAAATTAAATCAAAATATTATTAA